In the genome of Yarrowia lipolytica chromosome 1B, complete sequence, the window TAACTGCTCCTTGTAAAAACTTTTCACTCTCAATGCCTAATGACCATTTTAGATTCCTTGTATCACACCAAACCCATCTCTATAGCATCAAATAAATCTTACTActagactacaagtagtggactacaagtagctgctGTATAGTACGACGTAGTACCAaagctacttgtacctgtactcggagagtactcgtacttttAGCACTCCCCAAGTTCGAAAAGTGAAGAAGTACTGGTGCAGTGGAAAACGTGCACCGCGGTCGTCAGAGATATTCCTCTCATCagcctacttgtagtgtctCAAACTTAGCGAAGGTGCCATTGCGCTCCAAGTCTTAAAGTTCCGAGGAGCTATACCAAGTGGGGTTGTGAAGTTACTGTTCCGGACCTATCTACAGTTGTACACTCCGTGTTCCGGTGCGCAATTTCAGGAATAACTAGGGGAAAAAATGAATCAAGTATGTGCTATTTTAAATGATGCCCATCGTGACCCCACTCATAGTCCTTGTAATCCCAGATGCCCAGCGTCTCTGTGAGCCACTCTTGAAGCATGTAAGAAGCAGCTTCGGGCTGGTCATGAGGAACCATGTGGCCGGCCTCGAAGATTCGCAGAAAGGAGAGCTTACCAAACTGCTTCAACACACCTCTGCTCTGATGGTTAACCTTCCAGGGCCGTTCTCTAGCCTTGAGGTACTTGGCATGACCGTCCCAAGGCAGGGCATCAAGCCATTTCTTCTGGCCCAGCCAGTTGCAGATGAAGTCCTTGTCTCCGGCGAAAATAAGAACAGGCACATTGTAGCCGTTGAGAATCTCCGTCACGGCTCGAACACTGTCGGGTCTCATCCAATCTCCGCTGTAGGCGGTGAAGTCGTTGTAGACAGTTCGGTTGTTGGCCTTCCAGGGCACAACTGCTCCAATGGCGTCTCGAGTGGTTtggttgttgaggaacgCTTCTCCGTAGTCGGACTCCTTGTAGCATGTTCCGCTCTTAGAAGGTTCACAAGGTCGTCTGACGTCGTAGATGTTCTTTTTGTTATCGAACAGAGAGAGTATCTCAGCATTGCATAGGGACGTGGCATAACTACAGTCTGCATTGGTACCTGTATCGTAGCACTTTTGGATCAGAGGGATACATCGATCCTGCGCAGCCTTGGTTTGTTGGCAGGTTTCGTTGCTGTAGAGAGCAGGGGACACTCCTGAGGCTTGAGAGTCACAGCCGTAGACAGAAAACTCGGTGTACTGATTCAAGGGGTCCGTCATTCCGTTTCCGCAGAGCATCGATTCCACATGGAACGTCTTGTTGGTAGTTCGCAAGATTTCCAGAGTCGTTTGAGGAACATAATGGCCAGCATAAGACTCGCCCGAAATGTGGATTTTTCGCGGAAGGTGCATGTACTTTTCAAAAAAGAGGGTAAGGAAAGCAAAGACGCTtttggcagcctccttggaggTTCGGGCCGCGGTTCCGCCAGCAGAAACGTAGGAGAAACCCGCTCCAGCAGGCTGATCAAGATAAATCATTGTGGCATTGTTGTTCCATGACCAGGGGTTGTGAACAGGCGTGATTTCGGGGTTGTTGAACCACGAGGGGCCGTTTTCAAAAGTCAGTGCAAACATGGACGATGATCCCGGTCCACCCTGAAGCCACAGAACAACAGGGTCCTTGGAGGGGTCGTTTCGAGACTCAAACGCCCAGTAGAAGAGGTTTTCGCCCGAAGACTTGACTTCCAGGTAGCCAGAGTGCTGAGACACGGTATCGAGTCCTAAAGAAGCGGGATCgatctccttggtggctAGAGCGTACTCGGGAAAATCATTCGAAGAGTggaaggaaaaagaagaggCCAGAATCTGATctggtatgtactgtagcaaaGGAGAAGCCAGTGCCAGAGAAAGGGCAGTAGAGAGAACCGAACGAGAGAACTTCATGGCGACTGTGAAGAAACCACTACATGTCCGGGATACCCCAATATATACACCGGGTTGGTATTTTTCATGGCTCCGTAATGTTAGCACGTTGGGGAAGGTCGGAGCAGTTCAATGTGGAAGGAATAGAATGAACTGTGGGACCAGACGCATAAACCCACATAGACTAAATTGACGGGCTGTTCGAGAGCGTACAgaacctacaagtagccatATTCTAACTAGCCATATAGTGTATGTAAATGAGAAATGACTTCAATAGCCGACATGCAGTGACAAAATATGAGGTGGTTCGCGCACAAAGATAGCTATATAGACGGTCATTATATGGTAGAAGTAATGGTAGAAGTATGATACTAGTACCGTACAGGTAGATACACACACATTTGACAGCTGGAGTACAGTAAAATTGTTGACGCCATACTGACGTCACTCTGACACATGCTAGCCACATAagcaggtacagtacgagcgTATAATGGTGCTAACACGTGTCTAAGAAATCGCGGAGCGGTTTTATTGTGtgtttatatttttttctatgttttttgtgtttattttttttttcgccaTTCGGAcattactacaagtagtacgGTAGGTACTGGTccgtattgtacatacttcACTCCCCTTTCGATTTTTTTCGGACAAAGATATGGCAATAAACATACACTCTTTGATtttattgtacatacttgtataagTATTTGTATTCCATTACTGTAGCTAACACAAACCGTCAATTACAAGTCCGAATAACTACAGATACAATAGTATCTtgcctacttgtacctatGATTTGACAACACCTTGTGTTAAACCACGTGTAGCCTCTTTATTATCCGTCTATCCATGCATTAATATTATGAAATGAAAATATATGAAAATATTGCCTAAGCACCACTGCTACCGTACTCTGCAGCCCAGTCCTCAAAGGCCTTGAGGCCTTCCTTGGACACTGAGGGCCGAATAAAGGCTAATGAAGAAATGAAGTCTTGGTATCCAATGGGACGGATATCTTCCCGGCTAGTGGTCAGCAGCTTGTCTCCCAGCGCTCGCAGAGGACCCATAGCGGCGTCCTTGGTCAGAGCGGTGATATCGGATCCGGAGAAGCCCTCGGTCAGCTGCAACAGACCctttcgctcctcctcggagagATTGGTCCGCTGGGCAGCCAATAGCTTTGTGAACTGCGCCTCTCGAGTCTCGATTTCAGGCAGGGGAATGTACTGTCGTCGCACAAAACGTCGCCGAGCAGCCTCATCAATGCCCCAGGGCAAATTGGTGGCTGCAAGAACAAGCACTCGCTGTACGTCACCTTCTCGTTCTCGGCCTGCGGCTGCTGAAGCCAAATCGGACCACTGCACGAGGAACTCGTTTTTGATTCGTCGCGACGCCTCATGCTCGCCCGAGTCGCTTCGCTGACTCAGCAACGAGTCGATCTCGTCGACAAAAATGATAGAAGgggccagagccttggccaTGAAAAACAGCGCTCGGACGAGCTTTTCCGACTCTCCGAGAAACTTGGAGGTCAGAGAAGAAGCGGAAATAGAAAAGAAGGTCGAGTTGGACTCGGTGGCCACAGCCCGAGCCAACATGGTCTTTCCGGTACCGGGAGGTCCAAAAAGAAGCATACCCCGAGCGGGCTCTCGCAGACCAGAGAAGAGATCGGGTCGCAGGAACGGATACACAACCGTCTCCTTGAGCGAACTCTTGGCGGCCTCCAGACCTGCAATGTCTTCCCAATGAACCTCGTCGCCCTGCACGACAATCTCGTTGAGAATCTGCTTGGCGGCGTTTTCGTCCACTCCTCGTAGATCCTTCATAATTTCTGCCACCTTTTTGTCCCACTCAGTCAGTGgtttcttttcctcctcttgTTGTTCTGGAGACGGTGACTCTTGGCGGCCTCCGCTTGCATTGAGAATCTGCTTAGCTCCCTGGggctgctgatgctgtgCTGGCCGTCCCTGGGCGGGAGGAGTGTGTACCTGGCGCGTCCGGTTCTGTGCCGAGGCTGCGGCTTGTCTCTTGGCCTTGGTTCGGtcgttgagctgcttggacTTGGCCAGAGCAGCTCGGGTAGCAGCACTCTGCTGCGGCTTTGCAGGAGTTGGCTGCACAATGTACTGGTAGGCTGGCTTTTTGGCACTGTGGTTGGCGTTGGCGTTGGTGCTAGGCGACGACACGGGTTTGAGGGCCCGGTTGTGTGCCAGAGCAGCCTGTTGGGCCTGGGCCGCCTTTTGGGCTCCTgcgccagcagcagcagtctgGGCTGAGGTT includes:
- a CDS encoding uncharacterized protein (Compare to YALI0B20812g, similar to uniprot|P00729 Saccharomyces cerevisiae YMR297w PRC1 carboxypeptidase y serine-type protease P3.65. f3.1) — its product is MKFSRSVLSTALSLALASPLLQYIPDQILASSFSFHSSNDFPEYALATKEIDPASLGLDTVSQHSGYLEVKSSGENLFYWAFESRNDPSKDPVVLWLQGGPGSSSMFALTFENGPSWFNNPEITPVHNPWSWNNNATMIYLDQPAGAGFSYVSAGGTAARTSKEAAKSVFAFLTLFFEKYMHLPRKIHISGESYAGHYVPQTTLEILRTTNKTFHVESMLCGNGMTDPLNQYTEFSVYGCDSQASGVSPALYSNETCQQTKAAQDRCIPLIQKCYDTGTNADCSYATSLCNAEILSLFDNKKNIYDVRRPCEPSKSGTCYKESDYGEAFLNNQTTRDAIGAVVPWKANNRTVYNDFTAYSGDWMRPDSVRAVTEILNGYNVPVLIFAGDKDFICNWLGQKKWLDALPWDGHAKYLKARERPWKVNHQSRGVLKQFGKLSFLRIFEAGHMVPHDQPEAASYMLQEWLTETLGIWDYKDYEWGHDGHHLK